The following are encoded together in the Lathyrus oleraceus cultivar Zhongwan6 chromosome 3, CAAS_Psat_ZW6_1.0, whole genome shotgun sequence genome:
- the LOC127125504 gene encoding cell division cycle 20.2, cofactor of APC complex, translating into MDSGWWRPFSKSDSRVPFQERFLHQKNSSQDQDNLDRFIPNRSAMDFGYAHYMLTEGTKGKENPEVITPYQKKLAEAVNINDGTRILAFKNKPPTPVELVPREILSPPPQSKLSKPKRCIPQTSDRTLDAPDILDDFYLNLLDWGSDNVLSIALENTVYLWNASDSSTSELVTVDEEYGPVTSVNWAPDGRHLAIGLNNSHVQIWDTSASKQLRTLKGGHRTRVGSLAWNSHILTTGGMDGKIVNNDVRVRSHIVETYRGHNQEVCGLKWSSSGHQLASGGNDNVVHIWDRSVVSSNSPTNWLHRFEEHTAAVKALAWCPFQGNLLASGGGGGDHCIKLWNTHTGARLNSFDTGSQVCSLLWNKNERELLSSHGFTKNQLTLWKYPSMVKMAELNGHTSRVLYMTQSPDGCTVASAAADETLRFWNVFGNPATAGKAAPKAYSEPFAKFNRIR; encoded by the exons ATGGATTCAGGATGGTGGAGGCCTTTTTCAAAGTCCGATTCCCGTGTCCCTTTCCAAGAACGCTTCCTTCATCAGAAAAATTCTTCGCAGGATCAGGATAAC TTGGATAGGTTTATTCCAAATAGATCAGCAATGGATTTTGGTTATGCTCATTACATGCTGACGGAGGGTACAAAGGGAAAAGAAAATCCAGAGGTGATTACACCATACCAGAAAAAACTCGCAGAAGCCGTTAACATCAATGACGGAACTCGAATATTGGCTTTCAAGAATAAGCCTCCGACACCGGTTGAACTCGTACCTAGGGAAATTCTTTCACCTCCTCCTCAATCCAAATTATCCAAACCCAAACGATGTATTCCTCAG ACTTCTGATAGGACCTTGGATGCCCCTGATATCTTGGATGATTTTTACTTGAATTTACTAGATTGGGGTAGCGATAATGTCCTTAGTATTGCCCTTGAAAATACAGTTTATCTTTGGAATGCTTCAGATAGTTCCACTTCAGAACTTGTCACTGTGGATGAGGAATATGGTCCTGTCACAAGTGTTAACTGGGCCCCAGATGGTCGCCATTTAGCCATTGGTTTGAACAATTCTCATGTCCAGATTTGGGATACCAGTGCTTCTAAACAG CTAAGGACACTAAAGGGTGGACATAGAACAAGAGTGGGTTCACTGGCTTGGAACAGTCACATTCTGACAACAGGAGGAATGGATGGTAAAATAGTAAACAATGATGTTAGAGTGAGATCTCACATTGTTGAAACGTACAGAGGACACAACCAGGAAGTTTGTGGGCTCAAGTGGTCATCCTCAGGACATCAATTGGCGAGTGGTGGAAACGATAATGTTGTTCACATATGGGATAGGTCTGTGGTTTCCTCAAATTCACCTACTAATTGGCTTCATAGGTTTGAGGAACACACAGCTGCTGTGAAGGCACTAGCTTGGTGTCCTTTTCAGGGTAACCTATTGGCATCTGGTGGAGGTGGGGGTGATCATTGCATTAAACTGTGGAACACACACACAGGTGCGAGACTGAATTCTTTCGATACAGGATCACAAGTTTGTTCTCTGCTCTGGAACAAGAATGAGCGCGAGCTTCTTAGCTCACATGGGTTCACTAAAAACCAGCTCACCCTTTGGAAGTATCCTTCAATGGTGAAGATGGCAGAGCTCAACGGTCACACCTCGAGAGTGCTGTACATGACACAGAGCCCGGATGGGTGTACTGTGGCATCTGCAGCCGCAGATGAGACTCTCAGGTTTTGGAATGTCTTTGGAAACCCAGCAACAGCAGGAAAAGCTGCGCCAAAGGCATATAGTGAACCGTTTGCAAAATTCAACCGTATCCGGTAA